A part of Xenopus tropicalis strain Nigerian chromosome 4, UCB_Xtro_10.0, whole genome shotgun sequence genomic DNA contains:
- the gatd1 gene encoding glutamine amidotransferase-like class 1 domain-containing protein 1 encodes MRSEAAARILMKKQAAPVSGGGTERLTKPSCLMVGSAVAGGVSAQSFLHSFTLASSAFNLQVATPGGKALDFVGIGETDSRWFQDFQLKPYANPARLESIDGSRYHALLIPHCPGALTDLANSGYLARILQHFTAEKKPICAIGHGVTALCCATNEDKSWIFQNYSLTGPSVYELVRRPEYASLPLILEDYAKDSGATFSASEPDAVHVVLDRHLITGQNDNSTMPAVQNLILLCNGRK; translated from the exons ATGCGCAGTGAGGCTGCGGCAAGGATCCTAATGAAGAAGCAGGCAGCTCCCGTGAGCGGAGGGGGCACTGAGCGGCTCACCAAGCCCAGCTGCCTTATGGTGGGCAGCGCTGTAGCGGGAG GTGTCTCGGCTCAGTCTTTCCTACACTCGTTCACTCTCGCCAGTTCAGCTTTCAATCTACAGGTGGCAACTCCAGGG GGAAAGGCTCTGGACTTTGTGGGAATCGGTGAAACAGACTCAAGGTGGTTCCAGGATTTTCAGCTCAAGCCATATGCCAATCCTGCCAGATTAGAATCAATAGATG GGTCCCGGTATCATGCATTGCTTATCCCACATTGTCCTGGAGCTTTGACTGATTTAGCAAACAGCGGCTACCTAGCGAGGATCCTGCAGCATTTCACAGCAGAAAAGA AGCCCATCTGTGCCATTGGACATGGAGTGACGGCTTTATGCTGTGCAACTAATGAGGATAAGTCCTGGATATTTCAGAATTACAGTCTTACTGGG CCATCTGTTTATGAACTAGTGCGTCGGCCAGAATATGCTAGTTTGCCATTAATTTTAGAAGACTATGCAAAGGATTCTGGGGCAACGTTCAGTG CCAGTGAACCAGATGCTGTCCATGTTGTCCTTGACAGACATCTTATCACAGGACAGAATGATAACTCCACAATGCCTGCAGTTCAGAATCTGATCCTACTCTGCAATGGAAG GAAATAA